TATTGCCGTCTCTGAGGAACGCGATGGAACAAACTGGGTCAGGAGTCAGGATAAGGTAGATCATCGAACAATTTTGCTTGAAGAAGAGTTGAATCTGACCTGAGGTTGGTGTCCCTCTCGCCAAACGGCAGCATGGCGGACACTGATCGCAGAAGCTTGCCCTGTTCCGAGGAAGAAAATCGAGCGGATTCGGTAAgtaagagaaagaaaaggttcGCAAGAAATCGAGAAGAGGAGAAGTAAAACGAACCTTGGGGCTTGGGGTCAGCCTGAGGAAGTCCTCGGCCGTCTTTGGGTGCCTGCAATCTGCGGTGAATCCGAACAAAGAAATGTAAGACGACGCCCTAACAAATCAACAGGGGAGCTCCCTCTACAAGCATAGCCTGAATTTTGCAAGAACAGAGACCAAATCGCAataaagcaaaagcaaaatcaATCCCCCAAAGAGGAATTGGACGGTTCTTGAAACCCGTCTGCCACGCACAGCCGCTGAAACCCAGTTGCGATTCAGCACCGATGGAGGCCAATTGCTAATCCTTTCCACCCTGGATCCACGAGCAGGCGGAGTCGGAAGCAAAAGGGACGGGAGGAACAGAAGGCGTACCGGGGCGGCAGAACCaggcgtcgtcgtcgacggtgACGCCGGCCCCCGGGTCGTCGAGGTCGACCCAGTGAGGGGCCTCGATGCCCTCGTAGGTCTCGTCGCGCACGTACCGCGACACCACCCTGCTCCAGTCGATGTCCTTGGGCTCCATCGACTCCATGGCCGCCCCCTTCCTCTCGAGCGATGCGCGCCCCCCCTCTGCGCTCGCGCTCGCGCGCGCCCGTGCAGTCTCCCAGggcacgagagagagagagagagagagagagaggggatgCGCTGGGTGGGTTCTAGTGGCAGAGGCGTTCTCTTCCCCGGGTTTTCTCTTCTCTGGCTCTTGGTGGTGGAGCCGTTACGCTATTGACCTGCCGTTGGCTCCCGGCGGATTTTTCCGACCGTTGGGGGATCTTTAATCGCCAGCCTAGTACGAGTACTGCAATAATGGGGAGGGCCTCTTCTGCTGCTAACTGACAGCTGGACCCAACGTGGATCTTGCTTTGGGCCCGGAGCCTTGAGAAAGTTCGAGTTGCACGATGGCCGAGGACTGATCGAACGGTGTTGTGTCACCCGGCCCGGCCGGGATGTAGTGCTGGGACTTGGGCCGTGCCGGCCGGACCAACACCAGCACGGGCCTGTCGGGCTACGGGCCGCGGTAGCGGGTAGCCGATGCCATCCAGGCACGACACGCACGTTACCCTCCATGGAGGCCCAAGAACGGAACGAAGCACGGGTTGGCTTTCGCGTCCCTGCCGTGCCGGCCCATTGCTCTGTGGGATGGAGGCGCCGATCCGCATAGCGGTGGTCGCTGGAGTGggtgccgcggcagagatGCAGCCGGCGTCGCCGTGGAGAGCTCCCTGCCGGCATGCGGCCGTGCACAGGAATCCAGGGACTGCCGCACGTGAGATTGCCAGATTGGGAGAGATGCACGTGTCGCCAGCCGCATCAAGTGGGTGGTATTGGCGGCGGACAAGATGCAGTGTGGAGTGCGATTGAGATCTGAGAGTAGAGGGAAGCAATTCGTGTGCGTTCTTCGTTCATCGCCCGCCAATCCCATGGTGGGTGATTTGTTCTGTGCGTGGGGATCCttgatgtgtgtgtgttggaCTGCTGGGCCGATGACCATACGTGTGAGAGAGTTTCTCCCAGCCCAACATAAAAAATACGAGATAGGCTGCACTGGATAGCAGCATGCATGAGCCTATATCGGGCCGTGCCAGCCCGAGCACGGCATTGTTAGTCGTGCCGTGCTGTGCTGCCCCATCGTGCACAATATTAGGCCTGGCACGGCTCAGGATCTACCGAGTAGTTCGGGACGAAACACTCAAACACGGCCACTTTATCGCACCAGGAAGCGTGCGACTGCTACTGGTTGACGACGCACATATGGCCAAAGCAATAGCCGATCTGCAATGCTCTTGCACTTGCAAGTCAGGTTGGCCAGATCCAGCATTAGAACAGAGTAAacaacatgcatatgtaaatAACTCAAAATCGACCATCACAAGATCGAATTGCATTGCATGTTCCTCTAAAACTAGAATTGCATTGCATAGATCAGATCATAAATAAAGACACCATCACATCGTGCATGTCATAATCATGTGGGGCAACTCCAATGCATCTTTTCCTGTTGTACATACATGTAACCTGTAAAGCTCTCCTTTCATTTTAATACAAGCTCCTGCTGTTCCccccggtcaaaaaaaaaagagagcaaacAAAGAGATCAGATACAAGTTCTACCACGAGCACATGGTCTAGAGGAGCCTGCTCATCGGAGTATCAAGGAATCAATGAAATGGGGTTAAAGAAGACTCCGCGATTCCAACAATATTTTTTGGAAGATGAGGAGTACATCGGTGGCTTTTTTTGAAGATGTAAGAATTGTAGTGCCATATATAAAATGATGCTGCATTTTCCGATTCGTGCCTCCATTCCTCATAATATCCTTCGCCGCTGAAGTCCCCACCAGTTCCTTCTAGCATGTGTCATTGCTTCCTCGAGTCGTGTCCCTCTGGTCGTCTCCTCATAATATATGTCACCACCGAACTCCTCAGCCGTTACGCCTAGTACAAGCCGCATAGTTAAACATCCCCCTCTCGATCTATCCTTGTAGTACCCGTCGCCATTGAACGCCTGAAGTTTCCATAGTCTAGAAAACGACCATGTTTGTTGCTGCCGCACCATGTTCCCCTCTCACCGCCTCCCCATAAAACAGCCATGCACCTTCGATGCCCATGAAATTACGGCCCGGTGAACTCCAAAGTTCCTGATCTCTGGAGATTGTACTAGAGCAACTAGAGCTCTCTATATACGGAAGGAGTGGGTGGCAAGGATCATCACCAGACCGACTTCTATTCCCTTCGAGGTCCAAGGCTAAGTTATCTCATGTCATGCATGTTTACAAGAATTTAATCGGTGGTGTGGTTTTGTAGCAACTAATTAATAATCCTCATAGCCAAATGTTCCTCTACAAAAGTTAGTAGTGTTTTCCATTCATGGAATtattgagattttttttagtgttATTGAGTTCTTCCTGGATAACATGCTTAATGCCTTGCTTAAGCTAGCCACgaagttttcctttttgaggaaTGAAGCCATGAAGGTCATAGATAGAGTGAAGAATTCTCCCTTTTCGTTGATCTTGATCCATTAATTCATAGCTTGCTTGAACATGCAGGCGTTCTTCTTTTGGAGAATACATACATGCACTACTACTTTGGGTGTGGCCGGCCAAGGGGTCTTTGCACCGTGCATGCTTCACTTAGCACACACTGGAGTGTTTAATATTCAATTTTATTCGATCGGAAATAGTGTCGACATACTCTTTGTACATGACAGCTCAGGTCGAGGAGAGCAAGTAAGCAAAACCAGTAACTGATGGTCGTAGGTATTGATTTGCTAGAGACAGATCAGTGGCGCGTGACAAATGTACAAGGCCGTCTACAAGTGTACAAGGGTGCTAAATAGCGGTGCCTGACAAATGTACGTACAAAGAGGGCGTGTTTAACACGTGTACGATCATCTACCTGGTGATGATTGATGAAGAATGGGACAGCTCACTCAAACGATGGTGGTCAAACCTCCTGAACGTCATGTAGACGGTGGGATACAGGCTGCTACTGATTCAATACGGTGTGCGGCACCGTCATCAGCTTGGATTTTCCCCGATGATCAGTAATTAAGCGCGCGCTATGAATGCTTTGTTGCcgttttatttgtttgtgtCCGGCCACTCCCTCCTTCTTAAACCCGTGATCCCCCAGGCTCTCCATCCACAGCTCTTGGTTTGCCTCCTTGACGCGCTAGTAGTAATCCAAGGCGAGAGAGTGATCGAGCAGGGAGAATGTCGGACGTAGTCTCGGTCAGGAAGGCGATGTACCTTGACTGCATCAGGAACCACGCGGTGGCTTTGGGGCAGGTCGGGCACTGCCTGGACGGCTGCACGGAGTTCGTGCAGCCGTTGGGGAGCCGCCTCAACTGCGAGGGCTGCGGCTGCCACCGCTCCTTCCATCGCCGCGTCATGTTTGACGTGTCCATCTCCGTGTCCGTGTCTCcgacgccgcagccgcagccccCGCAGCGCCAGCCCGTTCCGACGGCCGTGCTTTCTGGGGACAGCTCGGCTACCGAGAGCGACGAGGACGACTTCCAGCGCTCGGTCCCCGCACCGCAACAGCAGCGTCGGGCGCCGGTGGCTgtggcgcagcagcagcagcagcagcactacCCGGCACCGTTGCCCATGATGGTGGTGGCGCCGGAGCAGGTAAAGAGGCCCCGCGCATCTTTCACCACGGAGCAGAAGACGAAGATGGAGGAGCTGTCGGAGAGGATCGGGTGGTTCTACAAGCAGCGCAACCGGGCCACCATCGAGGAAGGCTGCCGCGAGATCGGTGTAACCAGCAGCGCCTTCAAAAATTGGATGAACAACACCAAGACCAAGCGCAACAAGCTCCGCCGGGCCTCCGTCTccgccaacaacaacaacgcaGCACCACCAGCGGCAGCTAGCTGCTCCCCAGCTctcccaccgccgccaccggcttCAACTTGAACATGTAGTAGCTTGAGAGGTCTAGAGCTAGCATGTCTTCGTAGTTTGAGAGAGAGATCAGAAAGCCAGCATGTCTCGGTAGATTGACACCAGGGTTTCGATTTTCAGTTTGTAAGGTTCCAATAATGTTTGTTTCAGTGTAATAATTTCAGTACTAGTATTTCAATTTCTGGCTAGCTCCCCGTCCCTGTCAGAGTTttgccattttttttcatccaaaatttatttgaatttgaatttgctTTGGTTGACTTTGTcatgtgaaatcatatgtgatgtgtaacattggcaagtgttttagatgaaacattgatgtgcatactttggataatatggatatttaagtgatgacatgtatcttgtttggacttagtgctttgctagtggtgtgctgatccattagtttcttatgtgaaaacatggcgtgagttgtgtgaaacttaccctgagtcaagtcgtggacttgtgctcgtactggttatttgtgtgttcgctttcaggtgttgccggagctagaagaacgtggtcgatgacgggatcgagagacgaagcttgggaagctgaggtcgaggatcaaggtcatgcgggacgttcgtgcgaaggaacaatggaagtgaaggctacgatgatccgggagggcaccggtttgtcgtatgttgtttataccggagatgtacggtattggagatattcgatacgtgatggtcgagttttgaagacatcacaagaagagttgatggcatgaagtgacatcgaggtgaagatatgtaggtccagccgtggctggatgagagctgtttaaagattaaacagtagcgtcattaAGATGAcatcggatggaaaagtgatccacatgaaagttgtgcgcgtcgtcgagacaaacaacttttattttggagtcatctcaatccgagattgtatgcgggccccacgggcaaaatactgaccgggacagaggagtccgtgttggattcggattcggtttagggttgcgaattttcccttataaatagagggcattctagctagggttttagcaaggacgtgagggaactcaaagctttggatctagatcaattcttggagagttcttggatgcatggttgcatcttttgtaatcgatcgacatcgttgcaataaagagattcgttggcggtgtcatctctgttcttttcggatcttcgtgaaatcttcgtgctagatctttctaatactttggtgcaggttcatcacaagttcataatactttgctgcaggtttatcacgagatcaagagaagattgcgattaattcatctttcttgttattcctcgaaattggttttagattaatcctcgtaactttctgtcagctgttactattttgatcatatcttttgattggtaagtccgattgagctgattcttgttgggttggttagataattttaatatctttcttttccatactcatacgtattttttggttcatccaatcaaaagttacgactgttttactatcacggacagaaaggtgatttagggtttgaactttcgggaaaagttttaatttgcttccgcgcaatcattcaccccccctctgattgcctatctcgatctcacatgTCATTTCGTCCAAAATCCAGAGGGAAATTTCAGAAATTCGGTTCATTTGGAGGGATTAAAAAAACACCTGAAATTCAAAACCTTGCTtgaggggagagagagagagagggagagagagagggcatGTCTGTTTATGTtcatatacggagtattagagttgcattagaaaacaatgagaaacCTATTGTGCATAAACGTAAACATATTAATAATGCTAGCATGGATACTTCTGATTTGACAGATTCAActtcttgtaataattgtcatattttttgaattgaagttgaaagatgcaaatgctagggtttctcatgttgaaaatgctttaCATATCCAAGAGGTTTCTTTGTGCGCTAATTGTAaaagtggaaaacaaatcattgaTGGTGTTTGTGATAACTGTATTGCCTTGTCTcatcaagttaattatttacacgcatctttgcagaaattttctagtgggcacaaaaatctgaatatgattttagataAGTCTAAAGTGAGTAAAAACAAGACCGGCCTCGGTTTTAATACACATGCTCATTTTAAGGCTAATCCACCCACTATTGTTAAGTCACTTGGTAatg
This is a stretch of genomic DNA from Brachypodium distachyon strain Bd21 chromosome 1, Brachypodium_distachyon_v3.0, whole genome shotgun sequence. It encodes these proteins:
- the LOC104582418 gene encoding zinc-finger homeodomain protein 9, with the translated sequence MSDVVSVRKAMYLDCIRNHAVALGQVGHCLDGCTEFVQPLGSRLNCEGCGCHRSFHRRVMFDVSISVSVSPTPQPQPPQRQPVPTAVLSGDSSATESDEDDFQRSVPAPQQQRRAPVAVAQQQQQQHYPAPLPMMVVAPEQVKRPRASFTTEQKTKMEELSERIGWFYKQRNRATIEEGCREIGVTSSAFKNWMNNTKTKRNKLRRASVSANNNNAAPPAAASCSPALPPPPPAST